A window of Belonocnema kinseyi isolate 2016_QV_RU_SX_M_011 chromosome 10, B_treatae_v1, whole genome shotgun sequence genomic DNA:
TCCGAATAAAATCAGTAATGAAACAATATTActgataatataaaattttcagatagcAGTTGTCAGGATGTAGAAGATAAGATATATTGAAGTTAGAGAACTTTTCAAGAAAGACTACATATAATGTACTGgttcagtaaaattaaaaacttgaaattgaaaaataactaacagatatttgtttggtttaaagaCCTTTTCTTTTGTTCGGGCAGGTAATAGAGAACCTCGAAATCATGGAAAAccaaagattttagttaaaagaagATGATAGGCAAAAGGAAACTAACCATAGCAATGGAggcataaacattttaaaaataggtacataaaaagaaattatgCCCTTTTTCTTTAGgagaggaaaaaaatgaaaaaaaaatgaaaaatgaatgaaaagagaggaaagaaatgatgaaattatggcaaattatttagttcaaacaAGCCAAAATAAAATTTAGCAATTCTGATGGAaagatattttgatattaaacaaGGAATCTTGAATCacaaatcaaaaagaaattataaaacgaGAAGTCATTTAGAAAAGTGTACTTGCAAAAAGATGTCCAAAAGCAGATTAGTatataatggatttttaagaaaaggtCAAGGTAGGAAATAGTCTGAAATTTAGATCCGGTGAACAGGTAAATAAATATTGAGCTGAGTTACTGAGGgactaaaatttgaaagtgtGAAAATGGAAATCAAGTGCCACGTGACCTTAATTGAACCACTGGAAATCTGTCACTTCTCAGAAGGCTTCTGAAGTCGTCAGAAATCGAATCAtttgttaaataacaataaattaatgtaaaGAAAAGCTGTCTCAAGCATAGAGCAAGAGACGCCTTTTAAGTAAGGGGGGAGGTGTAACGGTATGCGCCGTTTTATGAACTAAAACTCTAAGGTGCTAAGACCTATTTACTGAATACTCTCCGAACTAGTAAATTCTCTGGCGGGAAGATTAAAATGGCTTTAAAATGGAATTGATTATGAATGtatagaatcaataaatattaagtaattattattgttacacGGATTCTAAGAATACTATAAGTCTATTGCGTTTCAGGAATTCTGTATGTGAGTATTCTATCCGAATTTAACTTCATTAAGGCTTTCATCAAAGCTATTGTTCAGTTCACtgtccaaagtagattttgaTGTTAGGAACTTGAGATCTTGGGGTATTTTTATAATCGTTAATGAGTCATGGCGCCAGTCAGACGCCATAAACAGAGGACCTTTGGACTTACaaacaggaaactgtcactcaaagagattgacgttttCCGGTGATAAAATTTGGACTTTGGAACCATTATTCTTGAACTAtctgtttataataattagtatTGTAATTATGAAGCGTCTATAAATTTCATCCAACTAATATCTTTGGATTCACTGATTCAAGAGGGAAATAACTGTAAggaaaaatagctttattttgggaataagatataaaaatcaattttattggtaTATGATCGACgagtttcatttttcacaaagtttcacTTAAGTGACATCTTGGTTAACACATAAATGTTTTGTACTTAGGTTCATGAGTTTATCATGACCTACCCGGTGCTCGTCGGTTTGTACACTGATACGACATTGAAAAATGGTTGGACTAATATATATACTCTACTTACTTATTCTGATCGCGGATAACTACATTTAAATATTCTCGTATTTTCCTACTAGCACACACATTTCaaacataccgcccgcctcgCGTGCTTGAGCATCACGAGAATAAATAAGAAAGATTTCATAGGCGAAGTTGGCAAatcattgtatgaaaaattaattaacacttATTGTTGATTAAGCTACCGACGaccatgaaaattgatcttgaagTAAGTAAGCATAAATAAGCATAAAATTGACCTTAAGTTGCGGCTGAAATTCAGTTTCACCGCCcgccatgaaaaataattttgaatgcgaATAAcagtataaaattcttttaatactaaATAAAGCGGTATAATTACAAGTAGAGTTTAGAATTAAACCTAAGTATGAGGCAAGTGCAATGGTAAGACAGTCACCATGCTACTCgagtttttaagttttattgaaaCTGCACAATTCAGTAGAGGCTTTAAATGAAAGAGGCAATAAGCAGAGTTGAACAATCGGTCGGTCGAATTCTGTAGTGGCCGTCCTAACACGAACCGAGCGAACTAAGCCATCTTTACCTGGATAGCATTTCATTACGCGAGCAAGCGACCATTTAGTTGGAGGGACACCATCATTGCACATCAATACTAAGTCATCAATCTTAAGGTTCGATTGTTCACGAGTCCACTTATATCGGCGCTGTAAATAGTGTAAATATTCAGTAGCCCATCTTCGCCAAAAGGTCTCCACAATTTATTGAATTACCTAACAACGAGATAGCCGATTCTCAGAAACAAATTCGACCGATTGTTCGGGGGACTCAAAAGCGGTGCACCAATCAAAAAGTGCCCAGGGGTCAAATACGTTAAATCTTCGCTATTATCCGACAACGGTCCTATTGGACGAGAATTAAGAGCTGCCTCAATTCGCGTAAGAGTAGTATATAACTCTTCGAAAGTAAGAGTTCTAGAGCCCACTATTCGGCGAAAGTGATGCTTGAAGCTCTTCACTCCAGCCTCCCACATTCCCCCGAAATGGGGTGCAGAAGGTGGAATGAAATTCCAAGTACTTCCTTGGCTGGCGAGTTGATTCTGCAAGTTTAAATCTTTACGTAGAGTTAAAAGGCAATTACGCAATTCTCTTTCAGCTCCCTGAAATGTGGTATCATTGTCACTGTACATGTGAGCTAGTAATCCACGACGATTTGTAAAGTGATGGTAAGCTGCTAGAAAAGCTTCACAGGAGTAATTTGAAACAAGTTCCAAATGTATGGCCCGAGTCACGCAGCAGACGAATAAGGCTACGTAACTCTTGTAACTCTTTTGCCCTCTCCCCGGTGATACGCATACGTTGAAAGGACCCGCATAGTCAACCCCAGTATGTGTAAAGGAACGACTTGGAGTGGTCCGAAAATTCGGAAGACTACCCATCAGCTGTTGAGAAAGAGTAGCTCGCTGACGCCCGCATAAAACACAGACAAAAATCAATCTCTTGACAAGCGTGCGAGCTCCTAACACCCAAAATCTCTATGGTAACGTGCGTAAAGTAAGTTGCGTATCACCATGCAATAATCTAATGTGTGATTGATGAGCGATAAGCTCACTTATTCGATAACGCGGCAATATAATAGGATGCTTTTCATCGTAACTAATTAGGGCATTATCTAAACGTCCCCCCAAACGCAGTACATCAGATGCATCTAAAAATGGGTATAACGTTTTTAAAGACGAGCTCTGTTTTATCTGGTTGTCATGTTGAAGGGCGCACAACTGAGGTTCGAAGTTCTCCTTTTGAATTCTCCTGATCCAATACAAGGAAGCTTGCTGAATCTCATCTGACGAGAGAGCCAATGTCTCATGTTGGAACGCAGACTTCGGTAACCTAGCCACCTTAATCATGAAAGCTGTAAAAAATCGAAGACAATAGGCGGTCACTTTCAACAATTTTGGCCAAGACGAAAACCTATCAGCTAGGTCGAAGGGTTGCTTAGCCTGCTTCATAGTATGATGAGTAACTTTCTTACTCTACTCAAGGTCCATATCTTGAGACAAAACGGACCTTGATTCTGGCCAACTAGCAGAATGTTTGGTCAGCCATTGTGAATCATGCCACCATAAGGGATGATCCTCCAATTCTTCTTGGAAGAGACCCCTGGAAGCACAATCAGCGGGATTGTTCTTAGTGGGAACATATCTATACTTAGCGTTTGGAACAAGCTCATGAATATGAGCTACTCGATTAGATACGAATGTACGCCAAGTCGATGGATGCTTGGTTAACCAAGCTAACACTACAGAGGCATCAGTGTGACAATAAAGTGGGATACTTTCAAACCccattgttgaaattaaaaaatgtagattcttaGCTAATAATCGAGCTCCACACAATTCAAGTCTAAGTATGGTCACAGGTAGGATAGGAGCCACTCTCGTTTAGCAGTCAGTAAAGTTACTCGTGCACTTCTATCCTCCTGAATAATGCGGAGATATACGACTGCAGCATAAGCTTTGCtcgaagcgtcagaaaagccatgcAGCTCGCAACCCAGATTGTCAGCACCTTGTCCGGTCCATCGGGGTATCTGGATTGCTTGAAGTTGGGTAAGACCCTTATAATATTTGGACCAATAATCCTCCAAATCAGTGGGTAAAGGCTCATCCCACTGCAGCTTTTGAAGCCATAGCTGCTACATTAAACGCTTAGCGACTATTACAACTGGAGATGACCAACCCATTGGATCATACAGCTTTGCGATAACTGAAAGAATTAAACGTTTCGTCGGAGAATCCATAGGTCGGGGCTCAACCCTAAATCGAAAAACATCGGATTCAGGATCCCATTGCAAACCCAAAACTTTCAGTTTAATATCCTCATCCATTAGAAAATCAAACGCTCTCTCATGAGTTCCTGAGGCACAAtctgataataataattcattattacttgCCCATTTTCTTAGATAAAAACAACCCTTTTCGAAAAGGTGAATGACTTGCATTCTTAATCTTCGAGCTGCATCTATTTCATCAGCGCCAAAAAGAACGTCATCCACGTAAACATTATTTTGGAGGATTGATTTGGCTGCAGGAAAATTAGACCCTTCATCATTGGCTAATTGTTTAATGACTCTGTTAGCGATGTAAGGGGCGCAAGCAGTACCATACGTGACTGTATTTAAATTCCAAGCCTAAACGTTTTGTTCAGAGGAATACCAAACTATACGTTGATATTTTCTATCACGTGGGTCAACCAAAATCTGTCGAAACATTTTCTCTACGTCGGCGACAAACACNNNNNNNNNNNNNNNNNNNNNNNNNNNNNNNNNNNNNNNNNNNNNNNNNNNNNNNNNNNNNNNNNNNNNNNNNNNNNNNNNNNNNNNNNNNNNNNNNNNNgcttgattgtgagacaatttgggaccttttgggtgggaacaaaggaacacagcctcgaagcgcgaagcgtatacggaactcattttttgtaacgtggtaacgtATATATCTGCTCCTAGAATCATATCTATGGCTTCTGAGCCAAATGAATCAGGGTCTGCTAAGGAAAGTTCTTTCAATTCCTTCGCAACTCCTCCCGCCGGTCTTACAGGTGGGGTGTAAGACGTTAAATGCAATAACACTAAAGCTTGCATAAATACAGGTTCGATCACACCTCTCTTTGGTAAAAGTACTACTTGAGCTAACTTTTTCGCGGCACCCATCATCTCACCTCCTACACCGTAAACTAAAGCATTCACCCTTTGATACTTCGGATTCAGAATTTTCACTAATCCTTCAGATAAAAAACAACATTCCGAGCCCTGATCAAGTAGAACTCTACAGGCATGAACCCGGCCATTATCAGCTCGTATGTTTACTACGGCGGTTGCGAGCAAAGTAGAGCGTGTAAGATCgcgtttattattcaaaaaataaactgtaGCGTCATTGAGGTTTGTATGATGGGCTGCCTGTATTGTTAGCGGAGTGCTAttcgatatttcatttattacTAAGCCCGTATTACTAGTTCCGGCCACTGGAGAACTGATTGCAAGAGTGTTGGCGGAAGTCAACGCCAGCGTTGTAGCAATAGAATTagaattagatttaaattcaatatgtAGCAATGTGTTATGTTTACGATGGCACTTACCACAAGTATACTTGCTAGAACAGTTGTAAGGTTTATGACCTGGTGTCAGGCAATTGAAACAACAGTGATGACGTAACACGAGTTCCTTGCATTGATCAATAgataattctctaaattgtttacatttaaataagTGATGATTTTCTTTACACATTAAGCATTTTGAATTGGTAGAGGCATTGTGACCTTTAACTGATTGTCCTTTGTTAATTTTACCCTTTTTTGGTAGATTACCTTTTGATAACTGAATCGCTTCTAAAGTCCGAACGCGTGTTGCtaaaaaatcatctaattttttgaaagtaggATAGTCAGTTTCAGATCCCAAGTGCATCTCCCATTCCTTCAAAGATGACATATCTAATTTACGCACTGTCCAAAACACCATAACATTATCCCAATGCTGAGTTggtcgatttaaattttttaagcatgcCAATGCTTCATTTGTAGAAACACGTATCACCCTTAATTTCACCACAGAATTGTTAGATACATTCCGTATAGTCGCGATTGCTTGCAAATGAGCATTCATTAGAGCGCGTTTATTATCGTAGCGAATTTTAATTGTCTCCCAAGCAGTAGTGAAATTCGCATCGGTCACTGTCACATGTTTAATGACATGACTAGCATCACCTActaacaaagatttcagatagtgTAAACGTGACACATTAGATAAAgacatattattaacaattaacgcCTCAAACAGATCACGAAAATTTTCCCAGTCAACATAATTGCCTGAAAATTCAGGCAACGTAATTTTAGGTAATTTGGGAATAGTATGATTTTGCTGATTAACGTTTTCTTGCGTCGGTTGTTTAGCTTCTACCGCAGCATTTGAGACAAAAGTAtgcaactttgaatttaaataatcgaGAGCTGCAAGATAAGCTTCTTCAATTTGCAGAAATtgactttcagaaaaatatccTATGGTCTTTTTTCTTCCGACATATAGAGCGCTCTAGCCTTTAAGTCTAGTTGTAAGCATCGATGCCATTTTTCTTTTAGCAGTTCTAAACGACCTCTAATAGTTGTCTCATTTCTCTTGTCGCATGCGagttccttaaaattaatttctgtacgcATAATAGCTTCATGCAATGAAACAAGCTCGATACCTAACGCTTCCATTGTAGacatattgatttgaaaaatgatgCAGAGTTACTAGCAATAAtgatctagaaattatttaaacaatttaaatttaactgtgttgAAAATAATCAGCTTAATCATTAAACATTCAATTGTACAATAATCCTTTGGCGTACAAGCAGCCGTAAAGGTGAGATATAGTGTGCGACTTTTATTTTAGTANNNNNNNNNNNNNNNNNNNNNNNNNNNNNNNNNNNNNNNNNNNNNNNNNNNNNNNNNNNNNNNNNNNNNNNNNNNNNNNNNNNNNNNNNNNNNNNNNNNNCTAATCGCGAATAACTACATTTAAATATTCTCGTATTTTCGTACTAGCACACACATTTCAAACACTATCACTCACTTTAATTGCCGAAATAAGGAGGAGTGAAGTGGCCTCATTTATGATTAGTTATTCGAAACTAAAAGTGAGTGACGTCAgcattttgattggttaaaagctGCAGAGTTCAGAAAAGTCAGTTATAGTTACAAGTTTCAACCTAACTAGACGTTAATTGGCGGATACTTGTCATTTCGACGTGCTCTTTAAAACCTGAACCTGcgactcttaaactttttggttatttttttattatgcggACTCAGAAGAATTTAGATAAGTTCAAAGGCATTGCGACCTATCGATTTCGCGTTTGCGCACTACGCGACTAGTGTTCGGATTTGTTTCGATATTAAGTGCTAAACTTACATGTGTGTCTGTAAGGAACAAAACTTATAAAAGAATTGTCTGTCAGTTACAAGTCCTGACTCCAAATTGTTCGACCTTATGGACGTGTTTTCCGATTCTCAATATCGGGCTTTTCAAATCTGCCGCGGCTAATGGTTTCAACCATTCAACGACAAGTAACGGACCTATACCTCAACAAATCAGTGCCACCCTGAGAAcataaatttgaatttggaaGTATGttattatggaattttgaagGAAACCTTCTTCGTTGTCTCTAAgggataataaaatatatttaataattataattgatacaTAAATTGTCATAAATTTACCTATTGctcgaaactaaaaaaaagtagtgGTTGCACAATTTGTGATCATTATTGCTTCACAATTTGCAATAGCTACGCATTCCACTCTCTTTCCATCTAGAGATTAGAAATGAGATCAACCTTCGATATGAGTCATGTTAACTAGGAAACAAAGAATTTCTGAACTTGTCTTAATTAACGATTTCCGCTCCGCCAAACGGGCACCTAGAGTTCCTGGTAAAATAGATGAGTAGTAGGATGATTCAGGAGGTGCAAATTCAAATTGGTTCAAACTAGCTCAACCCTACTATGTGTCTTCGAGGGTGAAATCGTGCTTTGAGCTAATTGGTGAACGATGTCGACATGAAATTTGTTATTGGCCCGGAATGTCGACATTCCATGCAAAACCCTTCTATGACCGCCTACTTGAAGGTTATAAATATAGGGGCGAGCGCGGGAAAACGTCAGGTTTATCCCGGAACTTTTCTAAAAACGTGTACTCCTCGGATACCTTTTTTGTTCACGTTGAACTTAGAGAATTTCACgcgaaattataataattgtggttcaattgatttaaataatttagaacacCGAACTTTAAATTAAACCACTTATTAATGAATATTTGGTCCTCTGTCAATTCGGAGTTATGTCTGCTCCGGAAAGTATTTTATTGGATTTGGTAGAGTATTTTTCGAATCCAAATTATCACCCTTTCCAACTTTGCAGAGTATACGAggaattaaactatattgtaattataatttaCTCGCAAAGTGGAACGGGTCAATATACTATCCCAAGAGCAAATCTAGATTCCAATCCTAGTTCGGACCAAGAATCAACTTAGAATCTTAGgaataaattccttatttttgaatCTCGGAAATGAACTccaatttaataaataacattGAAATCCGACGTTTCGCGCGCGAACTaaaccaaattattaattttacatcatATGAGTGAGTTAACCTATGGATTATGTGATAAGTGTACTAATTGTGAACAATCCAATGAATAAATATGGGAACTGATAAATGTTAATTATCTGTgtataaagtaatttatttatacaattttattcttcCTGACCAAATTTTTCAACGGTTTTGGCTCCTAAGCCATTCAAGTCGGCAACGGACTACAGAAGAAGAATTCTCATCCAATCATCGCAGGGTCTGATGGCATTTACCATCGGATCGGAAGGAAGGACGTAACAGTGGCGTCCCATGAGTCCAGAATGCGTTGCGTTAAATCACTACCTAGTGTAAGCTAGTTCTAGAGTGTGTGTAGTTTGTGTACCGACCCTAATCATTTTCTGATGGCGTCGTTTGTATTTTCTTTTAGGTTATAAGTTGTTAATTTCTTAAGTATATAAATTTCCTAAATCCTCGAACACTTCGACATtggaaaatacttcaaatttcgcATTTATTTTGCATTGTCATGTCAGCTATATCCTTATTCCGTCACTTCCGTTTTACGCATTGTCAGTGCATACAATTCTTTCCCCATTGTCCCATGCATGCGTTTAAACGCAGATGATATCAAGGACGCAATTCAAGAACAAATAGGAAGACGTATCTTCCATGAGATCCGCCTTAAGACTCTCCCacaacagtgatcccagatctgaaacgagatgtggtccaataccttcacaggtctatgtccgtgtgaatgtatagtaggagacgatatccgtgactggattgcgcgcgcaactcatttctcctcttctgaatttgaaaactcgaaggtgcacgattgccggtcggaaaacttcggcggttcaaTTTATATCCCTATCCGCTTCGAAATAAAATccagagattgggattttaatatttccaggtttcgatgctgacgattttcatgatttgaatacttcgcgcgcctcctTATATGCGCATATTTAGAGGTTACgtaatttcaagtataaaatatatatgatgtaaatattaatactattatatagaaaaatatatacatatattattaattataatattataattatgttatattataatagtcttatttatatcttgatccgcatttgaaagaaattaaagaaatttgcgattttaatgatatttcaatgtttcgcacaatttaaaaataaaaatatatatgcaatgtcaaaatattaatacagttattaatattttgttgtaaattatattgtgttcattatattgtatactttatattgtgtatattattgtatatgctgaaaataaatgatataattaagtatgtaatattataattatatatagaataaaatagaatttattgtcttcattgtgtACTTGTACAAGTTTTTgctatattcttttgctctcttaaattttcaaataaaacgaagatACCTATTTTCTCTCTTTGAaattttacctgaacagataacaATTAAATCATGAAATCATTACATATTTAGGTGTCCCTTTTAtttaggctatattactcctctgtatcctaccgaaagaaatctctgagtatattctaggattctctagggtcagagaagctcagagaaattctccgcaggcactcaggttgATATATTGAAATGTCCAAGTAGttcttttaactgttttaaaggctttaaaatgtcctttccgaaattgaaatagaaatacgatcacgAATAAAAAGCAGagattctgaaattgaaataaaaattcgatcatgAATACCAAGCAGAGGGGCAATATCAATAGAGTATCCGACCCCCAAGGGTCtattgttaagctttcggattaaaatttagaagtagatttttcaaaTCTCATAGTTAAcaacctaaaacataataattcggaatctacgggtttcgatgatttcagatatctaacttttttttaaatgcttaaaagtgGAATGAATGAAACGTTTCTCGTAAGTGGAATGATTTACGccaaaaaacacaacatttttaattcaactagaaaatggtatattcgcatataagtaataattataaataagtataatgagagaattcatcaattaaaaaaaggtgttgatcatttgaagagaaatttaaaaagggagagtcggattagcgacagccaactactgtaaataactctccccgcccggtacgtgacgaatacaaaaggaacattatattaccgtcgcaccactcttaaaaggactgctaaaaggatcttgaaaaggtcCCAAATCTCTcggactatctccgagactaaattgtttcaaatcaactctgcttatagtctcaaatgggccaggctatttcacTAGAGAATACttagagatttctatcggtagggtataatttggttatattatacttttttcaggactacttgggacttcgatttttaagatttaaaattcctagcaattttaaaaagtgttaatacaaaattttgtacttgttagtacttataatttgtaattgttttatttcaaatgattctcataaataaattttctaattttgaaaggctatttaaattttttccttttaatagataaattcaacttcaaacacttaaaactctagcacaaacatttacagctaattaatattaatgttattattaatatctgttgagataatattattataattataatatcatatatagttaattatatacgagggtagttcaataagtcc
This region includes:
- the LOC117181304 gene encoding uncharacterized protein LOC117181304, whose amino-acid sequence is MGSLPNFRTTPSRSFTHTGVDYAGPFNVCVSPGRGQKSYKSYVALFVCCVTRAIHLELVSNYSCEAFLAAYHHFTNRRGLLAHMYSDNDTTFQGAERELRNCLLTLRKDLNLQNQLASQGSTWNFIPPSAPHFGGMWEAGVKSFKHHFRRIVGSRTLTFEELYTTLTRIEAALNSRPIGPLSDNSEDLTYLTPGHFLIGAPLLSPPNNRSNLFLRIGYLVVR